From Marinobacterium sp. LSUCC0821, a single genomic window includes:
- a CDS encoding O-succinylhomoserine sulfhydrylase encodes MARKGFERPERIQFNDDGYELDTLAVRAGQYRSEEGEHSDAIYPTSSFVYSSAREAAATFGGDEEGNIYSRFTNPTVQAFERRIAALEGGERAIATASGMAGIMSLCLSLMKHGDHVVCSRSVFGSTVSLFDKYVSRAGIETTYVDPKNLDAWRAAVRPTTKMFFLETPSNPLAELTDIAAVAEIAHAANAKLVVDNCFLTPVLQKPLALGADIVMHSATKHLDGQGRVVGGVVVGRDADMEEVFGYIRTAGACLSPFNAWVFQKGLETLPLRMRAHSEAALEIAQWLETQPGIACVYYSGLESHPQHALAKRQQSGFGAVMGFEVVAPAGEEKAAAWRFIDATQMVSITGNLGDVKSTITHPATTTHGRMSAQARAEAGIHDNLIRLSVGLESVEDLKADLLRGLAAI; translated from the coding sequence ATGGCGCGTAAAGGCTTTGAACGACCAGAACGAATTCAGTTCAATGATGATGGCTATGAGCTAGATACATTGGCGGTTCGTGCAGGTCAGTACCGCAGTGAAGAGGGTGAGCACTCAGATGCTATTTACCCAACCTCGAGCTTTGTCTACAGCTCGGCACGTGAAGCTGCGGCAACCTTTGGTGGTGATGAAGAGGGGAATATCTACTCACGCTTCACTAATCCAACGGTTCAAGCGTTTGAGCGTCGTATTGCAGCACTAGAGGGTGGTGAGCGTGCAATCGCAACTGCCTCTGGTATGGCCGGCATCATGAGCCTTTGTCTCTCATTGATGAAGCATGGAGATCATGTGGTCTGCTCGCGCTCCGTTTTTGGTTCAACTGTTTCGCTATTCGATAAGTACGTATCGCGTGCGGGCATTGAGACTACCTACGTCGATCCAAAAAACCTTGATGCTTGGCGTGCTGCGGTTCGTCCAACGACCAAGATGTTTTTCCTAGAGACGCCAAGTAACCCTCTTGCAGAATTAACCGATATCGCAGCGGTAGCCGAAATTGCTCATGCCGCTAACGCGAAGTTGGTCGTGGATAACTGCTTCCTCACACCAGTTCTACAGAAGCCGCTGGCACTGGGTGCTGACATCGTAATGCACTCTGCAACTAAGCACCTTGATGGACAAGGCCGTGTGGTGGGTGGCGTCGTGGTAGGACGCGATGCTGATATGGAAGAGGTGTTTGGCTATATTCGTACTGCCGGTGCCTGCTTAAGTCCTTTCAATGCTTGGGTCTTCCAGAAAGGGTTAGAGACACTGCCACTGCGTATGCGTGCACACTCTGAAGCGGCGCTTGAAATTGCACAGTGGTTAGAGACTCAACCAGGTATTGCTTGTGTCTACTACTCAGGTCTTGAGTCGCATCCACAACATGCGCTGGCAAAACGTCAGCAGAGCGGTTTCGGTGCGGTGATGGGTTTTGAAGTGGTTGCTCCCGCGGGTGAAGAGAAAGCTGCAGCGTGGCGCTTTATCGATGCAACCCAGATGGTCTCTATCACCGGTAACCTCGGTGATGTGAAGAGTACGATTACCCATCCTGCGACAACAACTCACGGCCGTATGTCTGCGCAAGCGCGTGCAGAAGCGGGCATCCACGATAATCTCATTCGCCTATCCGTGGGTCTTGAGAGTGTTGAAGATCTCAAAGCCGATCTACTCCGCGGCCTAGCTGCAATCTAA